From the genome of Vicia villosa cultivar HV-30 ecotype Madison, WI linkage group LG2, Vvil1.0, whole genome shotgun sequence, one region includes:
- the LOC131649656 gene encoding uncharacterized protein LOC131649656, whose product MEKWKEFALSKEEEEGVVADEEEIIEDESIQRTLAGKLWTESNFNTRAFKTTMLNAWKLKHAVEVQDLSKNLFLFKFGSKRDMEYVLKSGPWSFGRALLVLRCISGEEQPSDLNMHFSSFWVRVYDLPLMLRSETMAKKLGNIIGSYEEMDVKEAHRNGRFLRIKVTLNLKEPLKRGTVVSFKEKKIRVHFKYERLPTFCFVCGRMGHQIKDCEAVEDLNEEGYEELEEQDLAFGQWLRASPLPKMNEDFKRKDSSSSLCSRELFNVSSSQSRCEHKGKGDSDDLETQQDNQILNQQKDSGKRGEETNANPVDVETVAESLGAVALSTEKIAESKEVGVQKRKWVRRKTTKSAKTAADSSAKPKLSKRHLVDVMVVEGSLEDYGGGDKKRKQVADTKHSLNKGPEVVLDDQHRLPQ is encoded by the coding sequence ATGGAGAAGTGGAAGGAATTCGCTCTTTCGAAAGAGGAGGAGGAAGGTGTAGTCGCTGACGAAGAGGAGATTATCGAAGATGAATCCATTCAGCGTACGCTCGCAGGGAAGCTGTGGACGGAGAGTAACTTCAATACCCGAGCATTCAAAACCACGATGCTGAATGCTTGGAAGCTGAAACACGCAGTGGAAGTTCAGGATCTGAGTAAAAATCTATTTCTATTCAAGTTTGGCTCAAAGAGAGATATGGAATACGTTCTCAAGTCTGGACCTTGGAGCTTCGGCAGAGCCTTGCTGGTATTGAGATGCATATCAGGAGAGGAACAACCTTCAGATCTGAACATGCATTTCAGTTCCTTCTGGGTCCGAGTTTACGACTTGCCACTCATGCTCAGATCTGAAACAATGGCAAAGAAACTTGGAAACATTATTGGATCGTATGAGGAAATGGATGTCAAGGAGGCGCACCGAAATGGCAGGTTCCTGCGGATTAAGGTTACACTAAATCTGAAAGAACCTTTGAAGCGTGGAACGGTTGTTTCTttcaaagagaaaaaaataagggTCCATTTTAAATACGAGAGATTGCCAACCTTTTGCTTTGTCTGTGGTCGTATGGGTCATCAGATTAAAGATTGTGAAGCAGTTGAGGATCTCAATGAGGAAGGATACGAGGAACTAGAGGAGCAAGACTTAGCTTTCGGGCAATGGTTACGTGCATCCCCTCTCCCGAAAATGAATGAAGATTTTAAGAGGAAGGATTCAAGCTCTAGTCTTTGCAGCAGAGAACTCTTCAATGTTTCTTCCAGTCAAAGCCGTTGTGAACATAAAGGGAAGGGTGACAGTGATGACCTTGAAACCCAACAAGATAACCAGATATTAAACCAGCAGAAAGATAGCGGTAAGCGTGGAGAGGAGACAAATGCAAATCCTGTAGATGTGGAGACGGTAGCTGAATCCCTCGGGGCGGTAGCTTTATCAACAGAGAAAATAGCCGAGTCCAAGGAGGTGGGAGTCCAGAAGAGAAAGTGGGTGAGAAGAAAGACCACAAAAAGTGCCAAAACGGCTGCAGATTCGTCGGCCAAACCAAAACTATCCAAGCGACATCTTGTGGATGTCATGGTGGTCGAAGGCTCTCTTGAAGATTACGGTGGGGGAGATAAGAAGAGGAAACAGGTCGCAGACACTAAGCACTCTCTTAACAAAGGACCAGAGGTGGTGTTGGATGACCAACACCGCCTACCCCAATGA